The following coding sequences lie in one Hippopotamus amphibius kiboko isolate mHipAmp2 chromosome 7, mHipAmp2.hap2, whole genome shotgun sequence genomic window:
- the LOC130857840 gene encoding RNA-binding protein 3 produces the protein MSSEEGKLFVGGLNFNTDEQALEDHFSSFGPISEVVVVKDRETQRSRGFGFITFTNPEHASDAMRAMNGESLDGRQIRVDHAGKSARGTRGGAFGSYGRGRSYSRGGGDQGYGSGRYDSRPGGYGYGYGRSRDYGGSQGGYERYSGGNYRDNYDN, from the coding sequence ATGTCCTCTGAAGAAGGGAAGCTTTTCGTTGGCGGGCTCAACTTCAACACTGATGAACAGGCTCTGGAAGACCACTTCAGCAGCTTCGGACCTATTTCTGAGGTGGTCGTCGTCAAGGACCGGGAGACTCAGCGATCCCGGGGTTTTGGCTTCATCACCTTCACCAATCCAGAGCATGCCTCAGATGCCATGAGAGCCATGAATGGAGAGTCTCTGGATGGTCGTCAGATCCGTGTAGACCACGCGGGCAAGTCGGCCCGGGGAACAAGAGGGGGTGCCTTCGGGTCCTATGGGCGTGGTCGCAGCTACTCTAGAGGTGGTGGGGACCAGGGCTATGGAAGTGGCCGGTATGACAGTCGACCTGGAGGATATGGATATGGATATGGAAGGTCCAGAGATTATGGCGGCAGCCAGGGTGGTTATGAGCGCTACTCAGGAGGAAATTACAGGGACAATTATGACAACTGA